In a single window of the Campylobacter fetus subsp. testudinum 03-427 genome:
- the truA gene encoding tRNA pseudouridine synthase I (Pfam matches to PF01416.16 PseudoU_synth_1, and to PF01416.16 PseudoU_synth_1), whose amino-acid sequence MKIALTYSYDGSKFKGSQTQPDKNAVEDCLNLALNRVGIFKPVISSSRTDKGVHAISQVSCVECGEFWNERFEWLKNQVNKHTKPYIYVKNIKKVSDEFHPRYDAVARSYRYIIYHNEKNVFLADYVHFYENLNIQRLNTALKLLIGKHDFKAFYKVGSDEKSTVREIFYAKAYQIYKTKEAKFSAKFDTKFKTQKPTLTVINFKANGFLRAQVRLMVANALQACKSDENLSQFISNFKEQKPLTRMPSPPNGLYLKRIFY is encoded by the coding sequence ATGAAAATCGCCCTAACCTACTCGTACGACGGTTCTAAATTTAAAGGCTCGCAAACACAACCAGATAAAAATGCAGTTGAAGACTGTCTTAATTTAGCTTTAAATAGAGTTGGAATTTTCAAACCAGTTATATCTAGTTCGCGCACAGACAAAGGAGTTCATGCCATATCTCAAGTCTCATGCGTAGAGTGCGGAGAGTTTTGGAATGAAAGATTTGAATGGCTAAAAAACCAGGTAAATAAGCATACAAAACCGTACATTTATGTAAAAAACATAAAAAAAGTAAGCGATGAATTTCATCCACGTTATGACGCCGTTGCTAGAAGCTATCGTTATATCATATATCATAATGAGAAAAATGTATTTTTAGCAGATTATGTACATTTCTATGAAAATTTAAACATACAAAGACTAAACACAGCTTTAAAACTACTCATAGGAAAACACGATTTTAAAGCGTTTTATAAAGTAGGAAGCGACGAAAAATCAACAGTGAGAGAGATATTTTACGCAAAAGCTTATCAAATTTATAAAACAAAAGAAGCCAAATTTAGTGCTAAATTTGATACTAAATTTAAAACACAAAAGCCGACTCTTACTGTTATAAATTTCAAAGCAAACGGATTTTTAAGAGCACAAGTAAGGCTAATGGTAGCAAATGCTTTGCAAGCATGTAAAAGTGATGAAAATTTATCCCAGTTTATCTCAAATTTCAAAGAACAAAAGCCGCTCACTAGAATGCCCTCACCGCCAAATGGATTGTATCTAAAACGGATATTTTATTAA
- a CDS encoding putative lipooligosaccharide transport system, permease component (LptF family) (Pfam match to PF03739.10 YjgP_YjgQ), with amino-acid sequence MNRVNKYLFASFLSTFASLFATLFLIMSIVFFIQIARITSYIEISFSELLKLYLFMLPQILLFTIPIGFFVSVAMSFFRLSKENESIVIFTLGQDPKNISNFFIFISFIVSVVMLINSLVVMPIAQNLNDNFIEYKKTKLSLNIKPSEFGQKFGNWMVFIEKQNDNNDSLKYENIVMYDVSDKNERLITSQSGDIKNQNSNLELILKKGKMYDIRDDKWNISSYENMVIRTLIKDNKNETYSLKEYWLKAFDDDKRAKDLSIYTLVALFPLASVMFALSFGIVTYRYEKGIIYFGIFGVLFAYFALIMLFARQPIYAIPIIFIASFAFSALTFGKKILKKY; translated from the coding sequence ATGAATAGAGTAAATAAATACCTTTTTGCTAGTTTTTTATCGACTTTTGCATCTTTGTTTGCAACTTTATTTCTTATTATGTCTATTGTATTTTTTATACAAATAGCAAGGATAACAAGCTATATAGAGATAAGTTTTTCAGAACTTTTAAAACTTTATCTATTTATGCTACCTCAAATACTATTATTTACGATTCCTATAGGATTTTTTGTATCTGTTGCAATGAGCTTTTTTCGGCTATCAAAAGAAAATGAAAGCATAGTAATATTTACTCTAGGACAAGATCCAAAAAATATATCTAATTTCTTTATATTTATATCTTTTATCGTCTCAGTAGTGATGCTGATAAACTCGTTAGTAGTTATGCCTATAGCTCAAAATTTAAATGATAATTTCATAGAATACAAAAAAACAAAGCTAAGTTTAAATATAAAACCAAGCGAATTCGGACAAAAATTTGGAAACTGGATGGTATTTATAGAAAAACAAAACGACAACAATGATAGTTTAAAATATGAAAATATAGTAATGTACGACGTTTCAGATAAAAATGAAAGGCTCATTACATCTCAAAGCGGTGATATAAAAAATCAAAACTCAAATTTAGAACTTATCCTTAAAAAAGGAAAAATGTATGATATAAGAGACGATAAATGGAATATCAGCAGCTATGAAAATATGGTAATTAGAACGCTAATAAAAGATAACAAAAACGAAACCTACTCTTTAAAAGAGTACTGGCTAAAAGCATTTGATGATGATAAAAGAGCAAAAGATCTTAGTATATATACGCTCGTTGCGCTGTTTCCATTGGCTTCGGTGATGTTTGCTCTTAGTTTTGGTATCGTTACTTATAGATATGAAAAAGGAATAATATATTTTGGGATATTTGGTGTTTTATTTGCATATTTTGCTCTTATAATGCTATTTGCAAGGCAACCTATTTATGCTATTCCGATTATTTTTATAGCTAGTTTTGCATTTTCCGCTTTGACCTTTGGTAAAAAAATATTGAAAAAATATTGA
- a CDS encoding peptidase A24 N-terminal domain protein, putative prepilin signal peptidase (Pfam matches to PF06750.9 DiS_P_DiS, and to PF01478.14 Peptidase_A24): MEIYYILFFIFSICIGSFCNVLIYRMPLAKSIIYPASHCPKCKHKLSYIHNIPLFSWIFLRGKCAFCKKSISPIYPITELVCGLLGIFSLYISSNLINAVLLGLCLILLFTLSVIDFKYSAVPESLLIVTYFLAIFSTFDTENTTVFDQSLLNSPFVISLIFAGAITIVKSVASAWINRKNSGKIVEPMGDADTIIIAIIGALVGIGLGIFAIVLAAILQIILHILLKKQNKEVPFIPALSLSLFIILIFKTEFLQLLEIYLKFTGIQ, from the coding sequence GTGGAAATTTATTATATTTTATTTTTTATATTTAGTATTTGTATAGGATCGTTTTGTAATGTTTTGATATACCGAATGCCGCTTGCAAAAAGTATAATTTACCCAGCTAGCCACTGTCCAAAATGCAAACATAAATTAAGCTATATACATAATATCCCGCTATTTTCTTGGATATTTTTGCGAGGTAAATGTGCATTTTGCAAAAAAAGCATTTCACCTATTTATCCTATCACAGAACTTGTCTGCGGACTTCTTGGAATATTTAGCCTATATATCAGTTCAAATTTGATAAATGCAGTACTTCTTGGGCTCTGTTTGATTTTGCTTTTTACTCTTAGCGTTATTGATTTTAAATATAGCGCCGTACCTGAAAGTCTGCTTATCGTAACTTATTTTTTAGCTATTTTTAGTACATTTGATACCGAAAATACTACCGTATTTGACCAAAGTTTGTTAAATTCGCCATTTGTGATATCGTTGATATTTGCTGGAGCAATTACTATAGTAAAAAGCGTAGCGAGCGCTTGGATAAATCGTAAAAATAGTGGCAAAATAGTAGAACCTATGGGCGATGCCGATACAATAATAATAGCCATAATAGGTGCTTTAGTAGGAATAGGTCTTGGAATTTTCGCTATTGTTTTAGCTGCAATTTTACAAATAATTTTACATATTTTACTAAAAAAACAGAACAAAGAAGTACCATTTATCCCAGCTCTTAGCTTATCTCTTTTCATAATTTTGATTTTTAAAACAGAGTTTTTGCAACTTCTTGAGATATATCTTAAATTTACGGGGATACAATGA
- the ispU gene encoding undecaprenyl diphosphate synthetase (Pfam match to PF01255.15 Prenyltransf), producing the protein MNKLNHLAIIMDGNGRWAKKRGLIRTNGHKIGANVVEDIVSYCRKNSIKNLTLYAFSTENWKRPKSEVDFLMNLLKKFIKLKENMLLENNIRFSTIGNLEPLNEDLKSDISNLKEKTINNSSLNLILAINYGSKDEIIRAIKKALLNGEEINEESISKHLDTNEFGDVDLLIRTGAEQRLSNFLLWQASYAELCFTPTLWPDFNSDELNKIVENYKNKHRKFGGL; encoded by the coding sequence TTGAACAAACTAAATCATTTAGCTATTATCATGGACGGCAACGGTAGATGGGCGAAAAAAAGAGGTCTGATACGCACAAACGGCCACAAAATAGGAGCTAACGTAGTAGAAGATATAGTTAGTTACTGTCGCAAAAATAGTATAAAAAATTTAACGCTTTATGCATTTAGCACAGAAAATTGGAAAAGACCTAAATCTGAAGTTGATTTTTTAATGAATTTATTAAAAAAATTTATTAAATTAAAAGAAAATATGCTTTTAGAAAATAATATCCGCTTTAGCACGATAGGAAATTTAGAGCCTCTTAATGAGGATTTGAAATCCGATATATCAAATTTAAAAGAAAAAACTATAAATAACTCTAGTTTAAATTTAATTTTAGCTATCAACTATGGAAGCAAAGATGAGATAATCAGGGCGATTAAAAAAGCTCTCTTAAATGGTGAAGAAATAAATGAAGAATCCATATCAAAACATCTTGACACCAACGAATTTGGAGATGTAGATCTGCTCATAAGAACAGGCGCGGAACAAAGACTTAGCAACTTTTTACTGTGGCAAGCAAGCTACGCCGAACTCTGTTTTACGCCGACTTTATGGCCTGATTTTAATAGCGACGAACTAAACAAAATCGTAGAAAATTATAAAAACAAACATAGAAAATTCGGGGGATTATAG
- the dfp gene encoding phosphopantothenoylcysteine decarboxylase/phosphopantothenate--cysteine ligase (bifunctional~Pfam matches to PF04127.11 DFP, and to PF02441.15 Flavoprotein), with product MKNKNILLAVCGSVSFYKAYEILSLLKKEGANVRVMLSDGALKFTNLISFEALCDKQVLSSISENWQSGINHINYSKNDLIIIAPASANTINKISCGIADNVFLETILASTCPKLLAPAANHNMLENFTTKKSLEILSQNGYEICEPVSKTLACKDFGKGALADPKTIVEAAKRVLGKDEFYIGKKIIITGGPTTEKIDDVRGITNFSSGKMAKALADAFYYLGSEVIFISSKEFETPYKFIKFENSNELLEILNLQKVTDNDLLIMCAAISDYVPKNKFNGKMKKNENGINLELILNKDILKNINLKCKKIGFKMEMDKKTAVQNAKNMLIDKNLNAVCLNILDENIKFGSDETYIDFITKESYKTTEFTDKLSAAKQIAEFIKTL from the coding sequence ATGAAAAATAAAAATATTTTACTAGCAGTTTGTGGAAGCGTGAGCTTCTATAAAGCTTATGAAATTTTAAGTTTATTAAAAAAAGAAGGTGCGAACGTTAGGGTTATGCTAAGCGACGGCGCTCTGAAATTTACGAATTTAATAAGCTTTGAAGCGCTTTGCGATAAACAAGTATTATCAAGCATAAGCGAGAACTGGCAAAGCGGAATAAATCATATAAATTATAGCAAAAACGATCTTATCATCATAGCTCCAGCTTCTGCAAATACGATAAACAAGATATCTTGTGGTATCGCAGATAATGTGTTTTTAGAGACTATTTTAGCATCAACTTGCCCAAAACTTCTAGCTCCCGCGGCAAATCATAATATGCTTGAAAACTTCACAACCAAAAAAAGTTTGGAAATACTTTCTCAAAACGGTTATGAGATCTGCGAGCCGGTCTCAAAAACTCTAGCGTGTAAAGATTTTGGAAAAGGCGCTTTAGCAGATCCTAAAACTATAGTAGAAGCGGCAAAAAGAGTGCTTGGAAAAGATGAGTTTTATATCGGTAAAAAGATCATAATCACAGGCGGACCTACTACTGAAAAGATCGATGATGTACGCGGTATAACAAACTTTTCAAGCGGAAAAATGGCAAAAGCTTTAGCAGACGCGTTTTACTATTTGGGCTCAGAAGTTATATTTATAAGTTCAAAAGAGTTTGAAACTCCTTATAAATTTATTAAATTTGAAAACTCAAACGAGCTTTTAGAGATTTTAAATTTGCAAAAAGTTACTGATAATGACTTGCTTATTATGTGCGCAGCGATCAGCGATTACGTACCGAAAAATAAATTTAATGGTAAAATGAAAAAAAATGAAAATGGAATAAATTTGGAGCTGATTTTAAATAAAGATATATTAAAAAATATAAATTTAAAATGCAAAAAAATAGGCTTTAAAATGGAAATGGATAAAAAAACAGCAGTACAAAATGCAAAAAATATGCTAATAGATAAGAATTTAAATGCGGTTTGTTTAAATATTTTAGATGAAAATATAAAATTTGGAAGCGACGAAACATATATTGATTTCATCACGAAAGAAAGCTACAAAACAACTGAATTTACAGATAAATTAAGCGCAGCAAAACAGATAGCGGAGTTCATAAAAACACTATGA
- the glmU gene encoding fused N-acetylglucosamine-1-phosphate uridyltransferase and glucosamine-1-phosphate acetyltransferase (bifunctional~Pfam matches to PF12804.3 NTP_transf_3, and to PF00132.20 Hexapep): MNEISVIILAAGNGTRMKSNRSKVLHTLCGEPMISHILKKSYEISNDVRIVLSYQFEDVKNSILNEFKDAKIYKQDTINRPGTAGATEAALENLNSKKTLVICGDMPLVEVNELKSLCQNRADISLSAFKAKNPFGYGRVVLNQQNVVKIVEQKDATDDEKKIDLCNAGAYCFDTNLLKNIIPLIKNENASREFYLTDAIELALKQGFVVKSVLVDETNFMGINDKFALSIAEEIMQNRIKENLMKNGVIMSLPNTIFIDSRAKFEGECKLEPNVVILGNSFIKNSHIKSGSVIEFSEVCDSDVGPMAHLRPNSKIEKTHIGNFVELKNASLNEVKAGHLSYLGDCEISSGTNVGCGTITCNYDGKKKYKTVIGKNVFIGSDTQLVAPVNVADDTLIAAGSTVTKDTNKGDLVITRGKQINKAGYFYKFFGKNDEK; the protein is encoded by the coding sequence ATGAATGAAATATCAGTAATAATCCTAGCCGCAGGCAACGGCACACGTATGAAATCAAACAGATCAAAAGTCCTGCATACGCTTTGCGGGGAACCGATGATATCGCATATACTAAAAAAGTCTTACGAGATTTCTAATGACGTGAGAATCGTCCTATCATATCAGTTTGAAGATGTTAAAAATAGTATTTTAAATGAATTTAAAGATGCTAAAATTTATAAGCAAGACACTATAAACAGACCAGGAACAGCGGGAGCTACAGAGGCTGCGCTAGAAAATTTAAATTCTAAAAAAACACTTGTTATTTGCGGAGATATGCCTTTAGTAGAGGTAAATGAGTTAAAATCCCTATGTCAAAACAGAGCAGATATTTCACTTTCGGCTTTTAAAGCAAAAAATCCTTTTGGATACGGAAGAGTTGTATTAAACCAGCAAAACGTAGTAAAAATAGTAGAGCAAAAAGACGCAACAGACGATGAAAAAAAGATAGATCTTTGCAACGCTGGAGCTTACTGTTTTGATACGAATTTACTAAAAAATATAATACCACTTATCAAAAATGAAAACGCTAGTCGCGAGTTTTATCTAACTGATGCTATAGAGTTGGCTTTAAAACAAGGATTTGTAGTAAAAAGCGTACTTGTAGATGAGACAAATTTTATGGGTATAAATGACAAATTTGCACTTAGTATAGCTGAAGAGATAATGCAAAACAGAATAAAAGAAAATCTTATGAAAAACGGTGTGATAATGAGCCTTCCAAATACTATTTTTATAGATAGCAGAGCCAAATTTGAAGGTGAATGTAAGCTTGAGCCAAATGTTGTCATTTTAGGCAATAGTTTTATAAAAAATTCTCATATAAAAAGCGGATCCGTGATTGAATTTAGCGAAGTTTGCGATAGCGATGTAGGACCTATGGCGCATTTGCGACCTAACTCTAAAATAGAAAAAACACATATAGGAAATTTCGTCGAGCTTAAAAATGCAAGCTTAAACGAGGTAAAAGCAGGACATTTGAGCTACCTTGGAGACTGTGAAATTAGCAGCGGTACAAATGTGGGTTGTGGCACCATAACTTGCAATTACGATGGTAAAAAAAAGTATAAAACAGTTATAGGAAAAAACGTATTTATAGGAAGCGATACCCAACTTGTAGCTCCTGTGAATGTAGCTGATGATACTTTGATAGCTGCTGGAAGCACTGTCACAAAAGATACAAACAAAGGCGATTTAGTTATCACAAGAGGCAAACAGATAAATAAAGCTGGATATTTTTATAAATTTTTTGGCAAAAACGATGAAAAATAA
- the fliP gene encoding flagellar export apparatus, flagellar biosynthetic protein FliP (Pfam match to PF00813.16 FliP): MKLFFLIFFGFVTGFAAETITIPTINLSLSAPDTPQQLVTSLNVLIVLTLLALAPSLIFVMTSFLRLIIVFSFLRQAMGTQQMPPTNVLISLALILTFFIMEPVAKQSYNDGIKPYLEEKIGYQDAFVLGAKPFKEFMVRNTREKDLALFYRIRALPNPNTVDDIPFTIAAPAFIISELKTAFEIGFLLYLPFLVIDMVVSSVLMAMGMMMLPPVMISLPFKLLIFVLVDGWNLLIGNLVASFK; this comes from the coding sequence TTGAAACTATTTTTTTTAATATTTTTTGGATTTGTAACTGGTTTTGCAGCTGAGACGATAACTATACCTACTATAAATTTAAGTCTCAGCGCACCAGATACACCTCAACAGCTAGTTACTAGTTTAAATGTTTTGATCGTACTTACTCTGCTTGCTCTTGCGCCGTCGCTTATTTTTGTTATGACTAGCTTTTTAAGGCTTATTATCGTATTTTCATTTCTTAGGCAAGCTATGGGAACACAACAAATGCCGCCTACAAACGTACTTATCTCTTTGGCTTTGATTCTTACGTTTTTTATAATGGAGCCTGTGGCTAAACAGTCTTATAATGATGGTATAAAGCCATATTTAGAAGAGAAAATCGGCTATCAAGATGCGTTTGTTCTTGGAGCAAAGCCATTTAAAGAGTTTATGGTGAGAAATACAAGAGAAAAAGATCTAGCTCTTTTTTACCGCATAAGAGCACTACCAAATCCAAATACAGTAGATGATATACCTTTTACTATAGCTGCTCCGGCTTTTATTATCAGTGAGTTAAAGACAGCTTTTGAGATAGGATTTTTGCTGTATTTGCCGTTTTTAGTTATAGATATGGTTGTTAGTTCTGTGCTTATGGCTATGGGTATGATGATGTTGCCACCTGTTATGATATCGCTTCCATTTAAGTTGCTTATCTTTGTGTTAGTTGATGGATGGAATTTGCTTATAGGAAATTTAGTAGCTAGTTTCAAGTAG
- a CDS encoding putative membrane protein, producing the protein MTKYKKGLILAIAGVTLMSFESPAIKFVKASGFDYMFFFGLFLSVSSIFISLIFLKPTKIKYAFLADFKGTVLAALALGLSNTFFIYAVKFAGIALPVILLSSAPLFCAILDKIIFKKSTPKSIFIATFFVIIGIVIVVYERLDLNSIIGVILSFLCVISFSMLFVLLSAHKNVSRTLAISGGGLVMVIISLPFFKFEASLSDIITIAIVGIFITPASRILIGRSSLYLIPAQLGLIAILEAILAPFWGFVFLGEDISYSLIIGASIIITSIAINTVVIAKKST; encoded by the coding sequence ATGACAAAATACAAAAAAGGGCTTATACTAGCAATTGCCGGCGTTACGTTGATGAGTTTTGAATCTCCAGCTATAAAATTTGTTAAAGCTAGCGGATTTGATTATATGTTTTTCTTTGGGCTATTTTTATCTGTTAGTTCGATTTTTATCTCTCTTATATTTCTTAAACCAACAAAAATTAAATACGCATTTTTAGCAGACTTTAAAGGAACTGTTTTAGCAGCTCTGGCTCTTGGACTTAGTAATACGTTTTTTATATATGCTGTTAAATTTGCAGGTATCGCGCTGCCTGTTATATTGCTATCTTCAGCGCCTCTATTTTGTGCTATACTTGATAAAATTATATTTAAAAAATCAACTCCAAAAAGCATATTCATAGCAACATTTTTTGTTATCATAGGAATTGTAATAGTAGTTTATGAAAGACTTGATCTTAACTCCATTATAGGAGTTATACTATCATTTTTATGTGTAATCAGCTTTTCTATGCTATTTGTATTATTAAGCGCTCATAAAAACGTTAGTAGAACACTAGCTATAAGCGGAGGCGGACTTGTAATGGTTATAATCTCTTTGCCGTTTTTTAAATTTGAAGCTAGTTTAAGCGATATCATCACAATAGCCATCGTAGGTATATTTATAACTCCTGCTTCAAGAATACTTATAGGACGCTCATCTCTTTATCTTATACCTGCTCAGCTTGGGCTTATAGCGATACTTGAAGCTATTTTAGCTCCTTTTTGGGGATTTGTATTTCTTGGAGAAGATATCAGCTATAGTCTTATTATAGGTGCAAGTATTATCATAACAAGTATAGCTATAAACACAGTCGTTATAGCTAAAAAATCTACTTGA
- a CDS encoding putative membrane protein, predicted permease (Pfam matches to PF03547.14 Mem_trans, and to PF03547.14 Mem_trans), with the protein MILAPMFSIFILLASGYLAKKTKVLAQNQSIFFIDFVLCFALPALIFDKIYHVTIDTHLINIILTGISSSVIAMFIAVGVGIAFKFKKPTIVSLALLSMFGNTLFVGMPIVEGFFGDSALNEVIFYDQLATGIPISILGPLILSLGAPAKVSIIQNTMKILKFPPFVALLLGLICKNFELPDVIFAPLRMFASSVVPVALFAVGIGLGFNSIKSAWKSSLVVLGAKMVLAPAIFVLITMIFDIKLNQSWMVGLLETAMPPMVLASAMILKANLDTNLAISSVALGIIFTFITIPTIFIIMN; encoded by the coding sequence ATGATTTTAGCACCGATGTTTTCTATATTTATACTACTTGCTTCTGGATATTTAGCTAAAAAAACAAAAGTTTTAGCTCAAAATCAATCTATATTTTTCATTGATTTTGTACTTTGCTTTGCTTTACCTGCTTTGATATTTGATAAAATTTATCACGTTACTATAGATACTCATCTTATAAATATCATTTTAACAGGTATTAGCTCATCGGTAATAGCTATGTTCATAGCAGTCGGTGTCGGTATCGCTTTTAAATTTAAAAAACCAACCATAGTAAGTTTAGCGCTTCTTAGTATGTTTGGTAATACGCTATTTGTCGGTATGCCGATAGTAGAGGGATTTTTTGGTGATAGCGCGTTAAATGAAGTTATATTTTACGATCAACTTGCCACTGGAATACCTATTTCTATACTAGGTCCGCTTATACTCTCTTTGGGGGCTCCAGCTAAAGTTTCTATCATCCAAAATACAATGAAAATCCTTAAATTTCCACCATTTGTAGCACTTCTTTTAGGATTAATATGCAAAAACTTCGAGCTTCCAGATGTTATATTTGCACCACTTCGTATGTTTGCTAGTAGCGTTGTGCCTGTAGCTCTATTTGCAGTTGGTATAGGGCTAGGATTTAACAGTATAAAAAGTGCTTGGAAAAGCTCACTAGTCGTACTAGGTGCTAAAATGGTGTTAGCTCCTGCGATTTTTGTTCTTATCACTATGATATTTGATATAAAACTAAATCAAAGCTGGATGGTTGGACTTTTAGAAACAGCAATGCCTCCTATGGTACTAGCAAGTGCTATGATATTAAAAGCAAATCTTGATACAAATTTAGCCATATCAAGCGTTGCTCTTGGTATAATATTTACTTTCATTACAATTCCTACTATATTTATTATAATGAATTAA
- the nadA gene encoding quinolinate synthase (Pfam match to PF02445.12 NadA), protein MQDLKTQIKKYLKDRNALLAAHYYQKDEIVEIADITGDSLELAKKVSKSDKNLIIFCGVAFMGQSVKILSPHKKVIMPKLACCSLAKMIDEEYFKQSIEKIAQCGIAKEDIFPIVYINSSAGVKAEVGKMGGVVCTSSNADKIFDYAIKSNKKIFFLPDRCLGINLAKKKGLSFCILNQADKKTILESQILCYDGFCSVHQTFTTQDIENYRKKYKDILILTHPECDPSIVEKSDFVGSTSQIINFVKKLSPTQAIAVGTEFNLVNRLRKGSNNTFVLSSTPPICPTMNETTLHDLLRVLEAMEGRSELFTMMNEVIVPQENIRYAKLALDKMLDFV, encoded by the coding sequence ATGCAGGATCTAAAAACGCAAATCAAAAAATATCTAAAAGATAGAAATGCTCTTTTAGCAGCACATTACTATCAAAAAGATGAGATTGTAGAAATAGCTGATATCACCGGAGATAGTCTGGAATTAGCTAAAAAAGTCTCTAAAAGCGACAAAAATTTAATTATTTTTTGTGGAGTAGCATTTATGGGGCAAAGCGTTAAAATTCTATCTCCGCACAAAAAAGTCATAATGCCAAAACTCGCTTGCTGTTCTTTAGCAAAAATGATTGATGAAGAGTATTTTAAGCAAAGCATAGAAAAAATAGCGCAATGTGGTATAGCCAAAGAAGATATCTTTCCTATAGTTTATATAAATTCTAGCGCAGGCGTAAAAGCAGAAGTAGGAAAAATGGGTGGAGTAGTTTGCACTTCTAGCAATGCTGATAAAATTTTTGATTACGCTATTAAAAGCAATAAAAAAATCTTTTTCTTACCAGATAGATGTTTAGGAATCAACCTAGCCAAAAAAAAGGGTTTAAGCTTTTGCATACTAAATCAAGCAGATAAAAAAACCATTTTAGAGTCTCAAATTCTATGCTATGATGGTTTTTGCTCCGTACATCAAACTTTTACTACACAAGATATCGAAAATTATAGAAAAAAGTATAAAGATATACTAATCTTAACTCATCCAGAGTGTGATCCAAGCATAGTAGAAAAGTCTGATTTTGTAGGATCTACTAGTCAAATCATCAATTTTGTTAAAAAGCTAAGCCCTACTCAAGCTATCGCGGTGGGAACTGAATTTAATCTTGTTAATCGCTTAAGAAAAGGCTCAAATAATACTTTTGTACTCTCAAGTACTCCTCCGATTTGTCCTACTATGAACGAAACTACTTTACATGATCTACTAAGAGTTTTGGAAGCTATGGAGGGTAGAAGTGAGTTATTTACCATGATGAACGAAGTGATCGTACCGCAAGAAAATATACGCTATGCAAAACTAGCTTTAGATAAAATGTTAGATTTTGTATAA